Proteins encoded by one window of Acidimicrobiales bacterium:
- a CDS encoding trypsin-like peptidase domain-containing protein, protein MKRKRFPFMGSLGGAVIVALLLAGCTGGSTQHASAPSSTTTGASSASPTAQALQSSYINVVNKVRPSVVEITTDTGLGSGVIYDNKGNIVTNDHVVRGATSFQVSLFDGKTLPAKLVGEFAADDLAVVNISGASNLTPATFADSSKVQVGEIALAIGNPLGLSSSVTNGIVSFNGRTVSEDQTHTLANTIQTSAPINPGNSGGALADLDGNVMGIPTLAATDQQSGGAASGIGFAINSNTVKLIAGQLASQGKVTNSGRAALNITATTGFNSSGQPGGVIIVQVQPGGAADKAGIKAQDVITSINGQQVQSSSSLNDILAGLGPGNQAKVTVVQPDGSQKTVTVTLGQLPG, encoded by the coding sequence GTGAAGCGCAAGCGGTTCCCATTCATGGGCAGCCTCGGTGGCGCCGTCATCGTGGCGCTGCTGCTGGCCGGGTGCACCGGCGGGTCGACCCAGCATGCGTCGGCTCCCTCGTCGACGACGACGGGGGCGAGCTCGGCCAGTCCCACCGCCCAGGCCCTCCAGAGCTCCTACATCAACGTCGTCAACAAGGTGCGGCCCTCGGTCGTGGAGATCACCACGGACACCGGGCTCGGCTCCGGCGTCATCTATGACAACAAGGGCAACATTGTGACCAATGACCACGTGGTCAGGGGCGCGACGAGCTTCCAGGTGAGCCTCTTCGACGGCAAGACTCTCCCCGCCAAACTGGTCGGGGAGTTCGCCGCCGACGACCTCGCCGTGGTCAACATCAGCGGGGCCAGCAACCTCACCCCGGCGACCTTCGCCGATTCGAGCAAGGTACAGGTGGGCGAGATCGCCCTCGCCATCGGCAACCCCCTCGGCCTCTCGAGCAGCGTGACCAACGGGATCGTCAGCTTCAACGGCCGTACGGTGAGCGAGGACCAGACTCACACGCTGGCCAACACGATCCAGACCAGCGCCCCGATCAACCCCGGCAACAGCGGCGGCGCCCTGGCCGACCTCGACGGGAACGTCATGGGCATCCCGACGCTGGCGGCGACTGACCAGCAGAGTGGTGGCGCGGCGTCCGGGATCGGCTTCGCGATAAACAGCAACACGGTGAAGCTCATCGCCGGACAGCTGGCGTCCCAGGGCAAGGTCACCAACTCGGGACGGGCGGCCCTCAACATCACGGCCACGACCGGCTTCAACAGCTCCGGTCAGCCCGGCGGCGTCATCATCGTCCAGGTCCAGCCGGGCGGGGCGGCCGACAAGGCGGGGATCAAGGCCCAGGACGTGATCACCTCGATCAACGGACAGCAGGTCCAGTCGTCATCTTCGCTCAACGACATCCTGGCCGGCCTCGGCCCCGGGAACCAGGCCAAGGTCACCGTGGTCCAGCCCGACGGGAGTCAGAAGACGGTCACGGTCACCCTCGGCCAGCTGCCCGGCTGA
- a CDS encoding GNAT family N-acetyltransferase — translation MADVTVSRARPEDGERLAEAFADAFAEDPVFGWLLEGKPHRDRRLMRFFRALLRDELRHSDHEIYLSEDGSGGAIWKGIDRWKTPLSSILRQSPGMALAFGPGNTRPWKVLGVMEKVHPREPHYYLETLGTRRAVQGKGVGSAAMSPMLERCDREGVPAYLESSNPRNIPLYARHGFEVRDPVPLPPGAPVLTPMWREPRPQ, via the coding sequence ATGGCAGACGTCACGGTCAGCAGGGCACGGCCCGAGGACGGGGAACGGCTAGCCGAGGCGTTCGCTGACGCCTTCGCCGAAGATCCCGTCTTCGGCTGGCTGCTCGAGGGAAAGCCCCACAGGGATCGACGCCTGATGAGGTTCTTCCGGGCCCTCCTTCGGGACGAGCTGCGTCACTCAGACCATGAGATCTACCTGTCGGAGGACGGATCCGGTGGCGCAATCTGGAAGGGCATCGATCGGTGGAAAACGCCGCTGTCGTCCATCCTCCGCCAGTCGCCGGGCATGGCCCTCGCCTTTGGACCAGGAAACACCCGGCCGTGGAAGGTTCTCGGGGTGATGGAGAAGGTTCACCCTCGGGAGCCGCACTACTACCTCGAGACGCTAGGAACGAGAAGAGCCGTCCAGGGCAAGGGGGTGGGGTCGGCGGCCATGTCGCCCATGCTCGAGCGCTGCGACCGGGAGGGGGTGCCGGCATACCTGGAGTCGTCGAACCCGCGGAACATCCCGCTCTACGCCCGTCACGGCTTCGAGGTCCGCGACCCCGTACCGCTGCCTCCCGGCGCTCCGGTCCTCACGCCAATGTGGCGCGAGCCACGCCCCCAGTAG
- a CDS encoding nucleotidyltransferase family protein — MAREAAQAGAHETPTMSLLRAHRDEILRLAAKRGVSNIRVFGSVARGDATPDSDIDLLVDFEVRDSGLDLVAFAQDLEELLGHRVEVGTGVHQIVRPRVEQQAVPL, encoded by the coding sequence GTGGCACGCGAAGCGGCTCAGGCCGGAGCACACGAAACGCCCACAATGTCGCTGCTGCGCGCCCACCGCGACGAGATCCTCCGGCTCGCTGCGAAGCGGGGTGTGTCCAACATTAGGGTCTTCGGATCCGTGGCGAGGGGAGATGCAACTCCCGACAGCGATATCGATCTCCTTGTCGACTTCGAAGTACGAGACAGCGGGCTCGACTTGGTCGCATTCGCTCAGGATCTCGAGGAGCTGCTTGGCCATCGTGTGGAGGTCGGCACCGGCGTGCACCAAATCGTCCGGCCAAGGGTGGAGCAGCAGGCCGTTCCACTTTGA
- a CDS encoding site-specific DNA-methyltransferase codes for MARPRRDTTSTSRFGVSRREGHDSSAFYGRFTAPVLTAEEGMSERKGIDEVFCHDASSMPELDDNSVALVVTSPPYFAGKEYEAALGQGVPTTYAEYLAMLEEVFGECMRTLEPGGRIAVNVANLGRRPYRSLSADVTWILQDRLRLLLRGEIIWVKARGSSGSCAWGSFQRPANPVLRDLTERVIVASKGRFDRARSARQRSARGLPSEGSVSRDEFMEATTDLWEIPAESATRVGHPAPFPVELPERLIQLYTYRDDLVLDPFVGSGTTAVAAMRAERHFAGYDTDEEYVLHAKRRLEAERQRLACSRPLRVVLPGAPDDGAHGEHTQASALREGRAARDVARVTLERCGFVDIEQEVSFPEGVEVTFVARDPHGRRWHVDLAGGFTSSRPGLRRADVLWRALGKAAVLASARPGVGLVLLTTDVPAAGSPGNAALRALVGLGQPIRDVIVLTSEDDVRRLAALGSSPPLPGP; via the coding sequence ATGGCGAGACCGAGACGTGACACCACCTCGACGTCGAGATTCGGAGTGTCCCGCCGGGAGGGACACGACTCGTCTGCCTTCTATGGGCGGTTCACCGCCCCCGTCCTCACCGCCGAGGAAGGCATGTCTGAACGCAAGGGCATCGACGAGGTGTTCTGCCACGACGCCAGCAGCATGCCCGAGCTGGATGACAACTCGGTCGCCCTGGTGGTCACGTCGCCTCCGTACTTCGCCGGAAAGGAGTACGAGGCGGCCCTGGGTCAGGGCGTCCCGACGACCTACGCCGAGTACCTGGCCATGCTGGAGGAGGTCTTCGGCGAGTGCATGCGCACGCTCGAGCCTGGCGGCCGCATCGCTGTCAACGTGGCCAATCTCGGCCGTCGGCCCTATCGGTCGCTCTCCGCCGACGTGACCTGGATCCTGCAGGACCGGCTCCGGCTCCTGCTGCGCGGCGAGATCATCTGGGTCAAGGCGCGGGGCTCGTCCGGGTCGTGCGCGTGGGGTTCGTTCCAACGGCCCGCCAACCCGGTCCTCCGGGACCTGACCGAGCGCGTCATCGTGGCCAGCAAGGGGCGATTCGACCGTGCCCGGTCGGCGCGGCAGCGGTCGGCCAGGGGGCTGCCGTCCGAGGGGTCCGTCTCGCGGGACGAGTTCATGGAGGCGACGACCGACCTGTGGGAGATCCCCGCCGAGAGCGCGACGCGCGTGGGCCACCCGGCGCCGTTCCCGGTCGAGCTCCCCGAGCGGTTGATCCAGCTGTACACGTATCGCGACGACCTCGTGCTCGACCCATTCGTGGGATCGGGGACCACCGCAGTAGCCGCGATGCGAGCGGAGCGGCACTTCGCGGGCTACGACACCGATGAGGAGTACGTGCTGCACGCGAAGCGCCGGCTAGAGGCCGAGCGGCAACGCCTGGCGTGCTCGCGGCCGCTCCGCGTCGTCCTTCCGGGTGCCCCCGATGACGGCGCCCATGGTGAACACACCCAGGCGAGCGCACTGCGGGAAGGACGGGCGGCACGGGACGTGGCACGCGTGACGCTGGAGCGGTGCGGTTTCGTGGACATCGAGCAGGAGGTGTCGTTCCCGGAGGGGGTCGAGGTGACCTTCGTGGCCCGGGATCCCCACGGCCGGCGCTGGCACGTCGACCTCGCCGGTGGTTTCACCTCGAGTCGGCCCGGTCTGCGACGGGCGGACGTGCTGTGGAGGGCGCTCGGCAAGGCGGCCGTGCTGGCCTCGGCCCGCCCTGGTGTCGGCCTCGTGCTCTTGACGACCGACGTGCCCGCCGCTGGGAGCCCCGGCAACGCGGCCCTGCGGGCTCTGGTCGGTCTCGGCCAGCCGATCCGCGACGTCATCGTGCTGACCAGCGAGGACGACGTGCGCCGACTGGCGGCGCTCGGATCGTCACCGCCGCTACCGGGTCCGTAG
- a CDS encoding DUF4190 domain-containing protein: MTSLPPEEPGWTPPAGSGVPPGPPGAPGSSDGWDQYPAGEPPARVVRNGLGVAALVLGILSLVFIVVFPPVGVILGILGVVFGIIGVRRVRRGEATNRGQAMAGGITGGIGVVVSAALLVVVGTFIFSHRTQIDRLTQCLQNAHTQHARDACQQQFRNSVNGR, translated from the coding sequence GTGACGTCCCTGCCTCCTGAGGAGCCGGGGTGGACGCCTCCGGCAGGATCGGGTGTACCTCCGGGTCCGCCCGGGGCGCCCGGTTCGAGCGACGGGTGGGACCAGTACCCGGCGGGCGAACCGCCTGCCCGGGTTGTCCGCAACGGCCTCGGCGTGGCAGCGCTGGTGCTCGGCATCCTCAGTCTGGTGTTCATCGTCGTGTTCCCACCGGTCGGCGTGATCCTGGGGATCCTGGGGGTGGTCTTCGGGATCATCGGGGTCCGTCGGGTCCGTAGGGGCGAGGCCACCAACCGGGGCCAGGCCATGGCCGGAGGAATCACCGGCGGCATCGGTGTGGTTGTGTCGGCGGCCCTCCTCGTGGTCGTGGGCACCTTCATCTTCTCCCACCGCACACAGATCGACCGGCTGACCCAGTGTCTGCAGAACGCACACACTCAGCACGCCCGAGACGCGTGCCAGCAGCAGTTCCGGAACAGCGTCAACGGGCGATGA
- a CDS encoding NAD(P)-binding domain-containing protein, with protein sequence MAGALRARPALVRALVLGAGAVGARVARQLASNATVESLVVMDQVADRARSVAESIGPGADWQPWSERAVKGRDVAVLAVPGDVRTLAEIALEHGVHVVSVGGQEWDVRPLLELDSEARERSCHVVVGAGFSPGLSCLLARHAAATFDTVEEIHVARIGTGGPACARQHRRALLASCVDWRDGTWVRRRGGSGRELCWFPDPLSGRDCYRAGSGDALLLAPAFPGVARVTARVAASPGERILSVFPHPRSRQPEGAIGGIRIEVRGRRGQASDVVVLGVVDRPAAAAGAVAAAAARWAVESRLARTGAAGLAELVPEAVPFLRQLADRGVRAAVFEGTGSKGS encoded by the coding sequence ATGGCGGGAGCTCTCCGGGCCCGACCTGCGCTAGTGCGGGCGCTCGTGCTCGGCGCCGGGGCGGTCGGCGCTCGTGTTGCGCGACAGCTCGCGTCGAACGCCACGGTCGAATCTCTCGTCGTCATGGACCAGGTCGCCGACCGGGCCCGGTCGGTGGCCGAGAGCATCGGGCCGGGGGCGGACTGGCAGCCGTGGTCAGAGCGTGCGGTGAAGGGCCGCGACGTTGCAGTGCTCGCCGTGCCAGGAGACGTCCGAACCCTGGCCGAGATCGCGCTCGAGCACGGCGTCCACGTCGTGTCGGTGGGGGGACAGGAATGGGACGTGAGGCCGCTGCTCGAGCTCGATTCCGAGGCCCGTGAGCGCTCCTGTCACGTGGTGGTCGGGGCCGGATTCTCTCCCGGGCTCTCGTGCCTGCTGGCCCGCCACGCGGCGGCAACCTTCGACACCGTCGAGGAGATCCATGTGGCCAGGATCGGCACTGGCGGTCCTGCGTGTGCCCGTCAGCATCGTCGGGCGCTTCTCGCCTCGTGTGTCGATTGGCGCGACGGCACCTGGGTTCGGCGGCGGGGAGGCTCGGGCCGGGAGCTGTGCTGGTTCCCCGATCCGCTCAGCGGTCGGGACTGCTACCGGGCTGGATCGGGAGACGCATTGCTCCTGGCGCCGGCCTTTCCCGGCGTCGCTCGGGTCACTGCTCGCGTGGCGGCGTCGCCAGGGGAGCGGATCCTGTCGGTGTTTCCCCATCCCCGTTCGCGGCAGCCTGAAGGCGCGATCGGAGGAATCCGGATCGAGGTCCGTGGCCGTCGGGGGCAGGCCAGCGATGTCGTCGTGCTGGGCGTGGTTGACCGTCCGGCGGCTGCCGCCGGCGCCGTGGCCGCCGCCGCGGCGAGGTGGGCGGTCGAGTCCCGCCTGGCCCGCACGGGAGCCGCCGGTCTGGCCGAGCTGGTGCCCGAGGCCGTCCCGTTCCTGCGCCAGCTCGCGGACCGTGGTGTTCGGGCCGCCGTCTTCGAGGGGACGGGCTCCAAGGGGAGCTGA
- a CDS encoding protein kinase, with the protein MSERVDAGRPWHSRVLAGRYRLIEFIARGGMAEVWEGHDVLLARRVAVKLPHAHLGRQEAFRRRFRREAVAAARLSHPNIVAIFDTGTDDEDNFIVMERVDGPSLRQLLVPDRPLPVDRAVSITAQVASALEYAHRQAVVHRDIKPANILIGQDSIVKVADFGIAKAALGDDMTQTGTALGTARYLAPEQVEAGRPDRRSDIYSLGVVLYEMICGRPPFQADNELALALQHLRAVPPPPRSVSPEVPPWLEAVVLTSLAKSPEQRFATAEHLADALARGPAWEGPYPATDDGAATGLDRAGFRPVPIGADQRRDRPPTSTDAAAPWVQTGAMGATPTDRDYLDRGDPSRPPPFGDRPFPTSTRAFDAPPAPPDQGASTGRRQSRRRLVPLLAIAIAIAAAVVAAVLVTHLNGSSSHPGSTTSQGAATSTTGTALAVTGATSFDPPPGDGVEDNGDLPHLIDGNPSTTWHTEFYSDRQFGGLKAGVGFVLTLDQSRRLQDLVLTSPTPGYDVSAYVADSSPSQLSGWGQPVASVTNAPARTVVPLHGRQGSHVLVWFTLLSTSNVVQVSHAQLTA; encoded by the coding sequence GTGAGCGAGCGCGTCGACGCGGGGCGCCCCTGGCATTCCCGTGTCCTAGCCGGCCGCTACCGCCTGATCGAGTTCATCGCCCGGGGCGGGATGGCAGAGGTGTGGGAGGGCCACGACGTCCTCCTGGCGCGACGCGTTGCGGTCAAACTGCCCCATGCCCACCTGGGTCGACAAGAGGCGTTCCGTCGGCGCTTTCGTCGCGAGGCCGTGGCCGCCGCCCGTTTGAGCCACCCCAACATCGTCGCCATCTTCGACACCGGCACTGATGACGAGGACAACTTCATCGTGATGGAGCGAGTCGACGGTCCGAGCCTCCGCCAGCTCCTCGTCCCCGATCGCCCGCTACCCGTCGACAGGGCTGTCAGCATCACCGCGCAGGTGGCCAGCGCGCTGGAGTATGCACACCGGCAGGCGGTCGTCCACCGCGACATCAAGCCGGCCAACATCCTGATCGGCCAGGACAGCATCGTGAAGGTGGCCGACTTCGGCATCGCCAAGGCAGCGCTCGGTGACGACATGACCCAGACGGGCACGGCGCTGGGAACAGCCCGCTACCTCGCCCCCGAGCAGGTCGAGGCGGGACGGCCGGACCGTAGGAGCGACATCTACTCGCTCGGCGTGGTCCTCTACGAGATGATCTGTGGGCGTCCCCCCTTCCAGGCCGACAACGAGCTCGCCCTCGCCCTCCAGCACCTGCGGGCTGTGCCTCCGCCCCCCCGCAGCGTGTCGCCCGAAGTGCCGCCCTGGCTCGAGGCCGTCGTGCTCACGTCATTGGCCAAGTCGCCCGAGCAGCGCTTCGCTACGGCCGAGCATCTCGCTGACGCGCTGGCCCGAGGACCGGCGTGGGAAGGTCCGTATCCTGCGACCGACGATGGCGCCGCGACGGGCCTCGATCGCGCCGGGTTCCGCCCGGTTCCCATCGGTGCCGACCAGCGACGTGATCGTCCGCCCACGAGCACGGACGCGGCAGCACCGTGGGTGCAGACCGGTGCGATGGGCGCGACGCCCACCGATCGGGACTACCTCGACCGAGGGGATCCCAGCCGGCCGCCGCCCTTCGGCGACCGACCGTTCCCCACTTCCACGCGGGCGTTCGACGCGCCTCCTGCACCACCGGACCAGGGGGCTTCGACGGGGCGACGTCAGTCGAGACGGCGCCTGGTTCCGCTCCTTGCCATCGCCATCGCCATCGCCGCCGCTGTGGTCGCAGCGGTCCTCGTCACGCATCTGAACGGCTCGAGCTCACACCCCGGATCGACGACCTCCCAAGGCGCGGCGACGAGCACCACCGGCACTGCGCTCGCCGTGACCGGCGCCACGTCGTTCGATCCCCCTCCGGGTGACGGCGTCGAGGACAACGGGGACCTCCCCCACCTCATCGACGGCAACCCGAGCACGACCTGGCACACCGAGTTCTACTCCGATCGCCAGTTCGGCGGGTTGAAGGCAGGTGTGGGCTTCGTGCTCACCCTCGACCAGAGCCGGCGGCTCCAGGACCTGGTGCTCACGAGCCCGACGCCCGGGTACGACGTGAGTGCCTACGTCGCCGACTCGTCCCCGTCCCAGCTGTCGGGTTGGGGGCAGCCAGTGGCTTCGGTCACGAACGCGCCGGCTCGGACCGTGGTGCCGCTGCACGGTCGTCAGGGCTCCCACGTGCTGGTGTGGTTCACGCTGCTCAGCACGTCGAATGTCGTGCAGGTCAGCCACGCCCAGCTCACCGCCTGA
- a CDS encoding DedA family protein, translated as MTSIANHILSLHGALVYILVAALAFGEAAVLLGFVLPGETAVILGGVIASQGNVNVVVMIVVAATAAIAGDSVGYEVGRLIGPRLLSVRPLRRRHAAVEKAREFIRRWGAWAVILGRLTAFLRAVVPGLAGMGGMHYPRFLVANAIGGVIWATGFTLLGYFLGNTYKKVLSTSTWAAVGFVSVVVVLFVLLRVRSHVRERRLESESGTETDSSTDGAR; from the coding sequence TTGACCTCGATCGCCAACCACATCCTCTCGCTGCACGGCGCCCTCGTGTACATCCTCGTCGCTGCCCTGGCCTTCGGGGAGGCTGCGGTGCTGCTGGGCTTCGTCCTGCCCGGCGAGACGGCGGTCATCCTGGGCGGGGTGATCGCGTCGCAGGGGAACGTCAACGTGGTCGTCATGATCGTCGTGGCGGCCACTGCGGCCATCGCTGGGGACTCGGTCGGCTACGAGGTCGGACGACTGATCGGGCCGCGGCTGCTGTCGGTCAGACCCCTCCGGCGGCGGCACGCCGCAGTGGAGAAGGCGCGCGAGTTCATCAGGCGCTGGGGGGCGTGGGCGGTCATCCTCGGACGGCTCACCGCCTTCCTCCGTGCCGTGGTTCCCGGCCTGGCCGGGATGGGAGGCATGCACTACCCCCGGTTCCTCGTGGCCAACGCCATCGGCGGGGTCATCTGGGCCACTGGCTTCACTCTCCTCGGCTACTTCCTCGGCAATACCTACAAGAAGGTCCTGTCCACGTCGACCTGGGCAGCGGTCGGGTTCGTCTCTGTGGTGGTTGTCCTCTTCGTGCTGCTGCGGGTGCGCAGTCATGTCCGCGAACGCCGGCTGGAGTCGGAGTCCGGGACGGAGACAGACTCCTCGACGGACGGCGCTAGATAG
- a CDS encoding cation diffusion facilitator family transporter has product MTLRTRLTVALLLNLGIVAAQAVAGFGAHSVGLLADAGHNLVDGAGLGLSLFAVHLARRPPTLERSFGYHRSTVLAAQANAAAICVVTVLVVAESVHRFFSPQPVQGAPMVVVAAVALAVDAIAAVILWDRSSGDTFTVRTAVLHMGGDALASLGVVVAGLVILLTGGFAWLDPAVGLGIAALIAWGAVGLLRSTTDVLLESAPRGLDVSDLEQAMAQVGGIDGVHDLHVWSLSAEVRALSAHLVLAGHPTLEEAQATGVKVRRAIAEDYRIAHATLELECETCADNVSGCAMDELSPPALPVPDGGS; this is encoded by the coding sequence GTGACCCTCCGGACGCGCCTGACGGTCGCCCTGCTGCTGAACCTGGGGATCGTCGCCGCGCAGGCGGTGGCCGGGTTCGGGGCACATTCGGTCGGATTGCTGGCCGACGCAGGTCACAATCTGGTCGACGGAGCGGGCCTCGGACTCTCGCTCTTCGCCGTGCACCTGGCGAGGAGGCCGCCGACCCTGGAGCGCTCGTTCGGCTATCACCGCTCCACGGTGCTGGCGGCCCAGGCCAATGCCGCGGCCATCTGCGTGGTCACGGTGCTGGTGGTGGCCGAGAGCGTGCACCGGTTCTTCAGTCCCCAGCCGGTGCAGGGCGCCCCGATGGTCGTGGTGGCGGCCGTGGCCCTGGCCGTCGACGCCATCGCCGCCGTGATCCTCTGGGACAGGAGCAGCGGGGACACCTTCACGGTGCGCACCGCCGTTCTCCACATGGGCGGCGACGCCCTGGCCTCGCTCGGTGTGGTGGTCGCCGGGTTGGTCATCCTCCTCACCGGCGGCTTCGCCTGGCTGGACCCGGCGGTCGGCCTGGGGATCGCGGCCCTGATCGCGTGGGGCGCGGTCGGACTGCTCCGTTCCACGACCGACGTGCTGCTGGAATCGGCCCCTCGGGGACTCGACGTGAGCGACCTCGAGCAGGCCATGGCCCAGGTTGGCGGCATCGATGGTGTGCACGATCTGCACGTATGGAGCCTGTCAGCTGAGGTTCGGGCTCTTTCGGCCCACCTGGTCCTGGCCGGACACCCGACACTGGAGGAGGCTCAGGCCACCGGAGTCAAGGTCAGGCGGGCCATCGCCGAGGACTATCGCATCGCTCACGCGACCCTGGAGCTCGAGTGCGAGACGTGCGCCGACAACGTCTCCGGGTGCGCCATGGACGAGCTGTCGCCGCCGGCGTTGCCCGTCCCTGACGGCGGGAGTTGA